From Pelosinus fermentans DSM 17108, the proteins below share one genomic window:
- a CDS encoding M23 family metallopeptidase encodes MSKLKIPALAFITLHLKKINTSLYRRRFYREQIPFKSLYTGACLLMLASVLVASVFITIHKKEQNIVVIPQQDQEEQVSAPAGVLIVDEKAALPQEAASASAPVAKVQPSAEDSGRFLGVKGEIKVKFGWYLHPLYNDWRYHTGIDVMGHKGQSVSAIQNGQVTEIYQDANSGLTVVVKHKDYQVYYGSLLKAAVEKGDFIQAGQEIGKMGSCDAEPYDHLHLAIKENDDYADPLLIINKD; translated from the coding sequence ATGTCAAAATTAAAAATTCCTGCCTTAGCTTTTATCACGCTGCATTTAAAAAAAATAAATACAAGTTTATACAGACGACGTTTTTATCGAGAGCAGATCCCCTTTAAAAGCCTGTATACTGGTGCATGTTTGTTAATGCTGGCAAGTGTACTAGTAGCATCTGTGTTTATAACGATACATAAGAAAGAGCAGAATATTGTTGTCATACCCCAGCAGGATCAGGAAGAACAAGTTTCTGCTCCTGCTGGGGTATTGATCGTAGACGAGAAAGCAGCTTTACCTCAAGAAGCAGCTTCGGCATCTGCGCCAGTGGCAAAAGTCCAGCCTTCTGCAGAGGATTCAGGGCGCTTTCTAGGAGTAAAAGGTGAGATAAAAGTAAAGTTCGGCTGGTATTTACATCCATTGTATAACGATTGGCGTTATCATACAGGAATTGATGTAATGGGACATAAGGGGCAGAGCGTATCGGCCATACAGAATGGGCAGGTAACTGAAATATACCAGGATGCAAATAGCGGATTAACCGTAGTGGTAAAACATAAGGATTATCAAGTGTACTATGGATCTCTTTTGAAGGCTGCCGTTGAGAAAGGAGACTTTATTCAGGCAGGACAAGAAATAGGAAAAATGGGCAGCTGTGATGCCGAACCGTATGATCATCTACATTTAGCAATCAAAGAAAATGATGACTATGCAGATCCTTTACTGATAATAAACAAAGACTGA
- a CDS encoding F0F1 ATP synthase subunit delta, protein MLANQLAVKYAQALYELTAEKDMLDITEQELRLVESTIASYNDLSTLIYHPQVLAQAKKETIHKVFGQDVHEVVLNFLLLLVDKRREGILPTIIYEYVNLANQARNIVEAEVTSALPLDEDQHTALVNKLSLVTGKKIVLKIQINKKIIGGIIVKIGDKLIDGSVARQLATLKKALLNNEVTGIEVTD, encoded by the coding sequence ATGCTAGCCAATCAGTTAGCCGTGAAATATGCTCAGGCCCTTTATGAATTGACCGCTGAAAAAGATATGCTGGATATAACGGAACAAGAGCTGCGTTTAGTGGAAAGTACGATTGCTTCTTATAATGACTTATCAACATTGATTTATCATCCCCAGGTACTGGCCCAAGCAAAAAAAGAAACGATACATAAAGTTTTTGGACAAGATGTTCATGAAGTTGTCCTTAACTTTTTATTGTTACTGGTGGACAAACGGCGGGAAGGAATTTTACCAACGATTATTTATGAATATGTAAATCTGGCAAATCAGGCTCGAAATATTGTAGAAGCTGAAGTAACCTCAGCCTTGCCTCTAGACGAAGACCAGCATACAGCACTTGTAAATAAATTAAGTTTGGTAACTGGCAAAAAAATCGTATTAAAAATACAAATTAATAAAAAGATTATTGGAGGAATCATTGTCAAGATAGGTGATAAGCTCATCGATGGCAGTGTTGCCCGCCAATTAGCGACATTGAAAAAAGCGCTTTTAAATAATGAAGTGACGGGGATTGAGGTGACAGACTAA
- a CDS encoding F0F1 ATP synthase subunit epsilon, with protein sequence MAKTIRLDIVTPEKIAFSTEVSMVIARTTAGDIGILPGHAPLIAALAIWPLRIITDGEEIPISMCGGFIEVQPEKITILANCAELPEEIDVERAETAKARAQSRLRDSDSDVARAEVALKRAMVRLRVAEHKKQNKM encoded by the coding sequence ATGGCGAAAACAATTCGGCTGGATATTGTTACCCCAGAGAAAATAGCTTTTTCTACTGAGGTTAGTATGGTGATTGCTCGAACGACAGCTGGGGATATTGGTATTCTTCCAGGGCATGCTCCCCTGATTGCTGCATTGGCGATTTGGCCTCTTCGCATCATCACAGATGGTGAGGAGATACCAATATCCATGTGTGGCGGCTTTATTGAGGTGCAGCCTGAAAAAATTACAATATTGGCAAATTGTGCGGAGCTTCCAGAGGAAATTGATGTTGAACGGGCCGAAACGGCCAAAGCACGTGCACAGAGTCGTTTGCGTGATAGTGACTCAGACGTTGCCAGAGCGGAAGTCGCCCTCAAAAGAGCTATGGTTCGCTTGCGGGTTGCAGAGCATAAGAAACAAAATAAAATGTAA
- the atpD gene encoding F0F1 ATP synthase subunit beta, whose product MSTGKVIQVIGPVVDIEFPPEQLPAIYNSVKIADTSTDVEVSLTVEVMQHLGDNLVRCVAMSSTDGLTRGMQAIDTGAPIKIPVGKSTLGRVFNVLGDTVDNNEAPVEAEDYWPIHRPAPSFEEQETSTQILETGIKVVDLIAPYSRGGKIGLFGGAGVGKTVLIMELIRNIATEHGGYSVFAGVGERTREGNDLWVEMQESGVIEKTALVYGQMNEPPGARMRVALTGLTMAEYFRDVGGQDVLFFVDNIFRFIQAGSEVSALLGRMPSAVGYQPTLATDVGALQERITSTKKGSITSVQAVYVPADDLTDPAPAATFAHLDATTVLSRQISELGIYPAVDPLDSTSRIVDPNIIGEEHYHVARGVQEVLQRYKELQDIIAILGMEELSDEDKLTVSRARKIQRFLSQPFFVAEAFTGTPGKYVPLKETIRGFKEILSGKYDALPENAFYMVGSIDEVVEKARTMKGE is encoded by the coding sequence TTGAGTACAGGTAAAGTGATACAGGTTATTGGACCTGTTGTTGATATTGAATTCCCTCCGGAGCAGCTACCTGCCATCTATAACTCTGTTAAAATCGCAGATACGTCTACAGACGTAGAAGTCAGCCTAACAGTAGAGGTTATGCAGCATCTTGGAGACAACCTTGTTCGCTGCGTTGCCATGTCTTCTACGGATGGTTTGACTCGCGGTATGCAGGCGATAGATACTGGCGCCCCAATTAAAATTCCTGTGGGTAAAAGTACGCTGGGCCGGGTATTTAATGTACTAGGTGATACAGTAGACAATAATGAAGCCCCGGTAGAAGCGGAAGATTATTGGCCCATCCATCGTCCGGCACCAAGTTTCGAAGAGCAAGAGACATCGACGCAGATTCTGGAAACGGGTATTAAAGTCGTAGATTTGATCGCTCCTTATTCCCGGGGTGGTAAAATTGGCTTGTTTGGCGGCGCGGGTGTAGGAAAGACCGTACTGATCATGGAGCTTATTCGCAACATTGCAACGGAACATGGCGGGTACTCTGTATTTGCGGGTGTAGGTGAACGTACCCGTGAAGGGAATGATCTTTGGGTAGAAATGCAAGAGTCTGGTGTTATTGAAAAAACCGCATTGGTATATGGACAGATGAATGAACCGCCAGGAGCCAGAATGCGGGTTGCTTTGACAGGTCTTACTATGGCAGAATATTTTCGTGATGTAGGCGGTCAGGATGTATTGTTCTTCGTGGATAATATTTTCCGCTTTATTCAAGCAGGCTCAGAAGTTTCTGCATTGTTAGGACGTATGCCGTCAGCAGTAGGCTATCAGCCAACATTGGCGACAGATGTAGGGGCATTGCAGGAACGTATTACCTCCACGAAAAAAGGTTCGATTACTTCTGTACAAGCCGTATATGTACCTGCAGATGACTTGACAGATCCAGCTCCTGCGGCAACCTTTGCCCATTTGGATGCTACGACTGTACTATCCAGACAAATTTCTGAGCTGGGTATTTATCCTGCAGTGGATCCCTTGGATTCCACATCCCGAATTGTTGATCCTAACATTATTGGGGAAGAGCATTATCATGTGGCCAGGGGGGTACAGGAAGTGCTGCAGCGTTATAAAGAGCTGCAGGATATTATTGCCATCCTGGGTATGGAAGAATTATCGGATGAAGATAAACTTACCGTATCCAGAGCACGTAAAATACAGCGTTTCTTAAGTCAGCCTTTCTTTGTGGCAGAAGCTTTCACGGGTACGCCAGGTAAATACGTGCCATTAAAAGAAACCATTCGAGGCTTTAAAGAAATTTTAAGCGGCAAATATGATGCTTTGCCGGAGAACGCCTTCTATATGGTTGGTTCCATTGATGAAGTGGTGGAAAAGGCACGGACAATGAAAGGGGAATAA
- the atpG gene encoding ATP synthase F1 subunit gamma, translated as MPNAQDIRRRIKSVKNIEQITKAMKMVAAARLRRAQEKAAASLPYTQKVREVLASVASHASDLSHPLLEVREVKNIAYLVLSADKGLAGAYSSNVIKEVLPRIAGKKNSSVIAVGRKARDYFKRRGYRIDEEFTGFSEKPTLQHAINIARSVGEGFKSGRYDEIHLVYTVFHSAITQKATSVKLLPIEDVAGADANPSDYIFEPSAEEVLSHLVPQYLETTIYGALLQASASELGARMTAMGSATDNAEELIAKLILNYNKIRQATITREISEIVGGAEALK; from the coding sequence ATGCCTAATGCACAGGATATACGCCGCCGTATAAAAAGCGTAAAAAATATTGAACAAATCACCAAGGCTATGAAAATGGTGGCGGCCGCAAGGTTGCGCAGGGCCCAAGAAAAAGCTGCTGCAAGTCTTCCTTATACACAAAAAGTACGAGAAGTGCTGGCAAGCGTAGCGAGTCATGCAAGTGATCTTTCTCATCCTTTGCTGGAAGTAAGAGAAGTCAAAAATATTGCTTACTTAGTGCTGAGCGCTGATAAGGGATTAGCAGGAGCCTATTCTTCTAATGTGATCAAAGAGGTGCTGCCCCGTATAGCAGGTAAAAAGAACAGCAGTGTGATTGCCGTTGGGCGTAAGGCAAGAGATTATTTTAAACGCCGGGGCTATCGCATTGATGAAGAATTTACCGGCTTTTCGGAAAAACCTACCTTGCAGCATGCGATCAACATCGCCAGATCTGTAGGGGAAGGGTTTAAAAGCGGCAGATATGATGAGATTCATTTGGTCTACACTGTGTTTCATTCTGCCATTACCCAAAAGGCTACCAGTGTAAAACTTCTGCCTATTGAAGATGTGGCGGGAGCAGATGCCAATCCTTCAGACTACATTTTTGAGCCTTCAGCGGAAGAAGTTCTGAGTCACTTAGTTCCTCAATATTTAGAAACGACGATTTATGGGGCATTACTTCAGGCATCCGCTAGTGAGCTGGGAGCTCGTATGACAGCCATGGGTTCTGCGACTGATAATGCAGAAGAATTAATTGCAAAATTGATTTTAAATTATAATAAAATTCGCCAGGCTACCATTACTCGGGAAATTTCCGAGATCGTGGGCGGCGCCGAAGCGTTGAAGTAA
- a CDS encoding YwmB family TATA-box binding protein — MKTIFRLGIIIVCLLLVLFSTIGYAPAASSEPLPAAMKATGAQLEEYSINAWVKLPEDHYSDEELQKVVEQVMEQLAMDFKSDEMTHQQKNKNRIVKAEQIRSGDHLVVMVQVVPNPKISAGEEAYLVINMESLTTEYTSIILLQEKINRIVKKFGDSPRISTCLIGWLDGKLVDGESESMLKSAFLAIDGVIVDQLQQEQYVSVTGFSSAMQDYLQVGGKKININIAIRYSQYDNRTYVIVGSPIITREY, encoded by the coding sequence ATGAAAACTATTTTTAGATTGGGAATAATAATCGTATGCTTATTGCTAGTCTTATTTTCTACCATAGGATATGCGCCTGCTGCCTCTTCAGAACCATTACCTGCTGCCATGAAAGCAACTGGGGCACAATTGGAGGAATACAGCATAAATGCATGGGTGAAATTGCCGGAAGATCATTACAGTGATGAGGAATTGCAAAAGGTAGTAGAACAAGTTATGGAACAATTAGCAATGGACTTTAAAAGCGATGAGATGACTCACCAGCAAAAAAATAAAAATCGAATTGTAAAGGCAGAGCAAATTCGATCCGGTGATCATCTTGTTGTAATGGTTCAAGTTGTTCCCAATCCGAAAATTAGTGCAGGAGAAGAAGCCTATTTAGTGATCAATATGGAGTCATTAACAACAGAATATACCTCTATTATCCTCTTACAAGAAAAAATAAATAGGATTGTTAAAAAATTTGGTGATTCACCAAGGATTAGCACTTGCTTGATTGGTTGGCTTGATGGTAAACTAGTGGATGGAGAGTCAGAAAGTATGTTAAAAAGTGCTTTTTTGGCAATTGATGGCGTCATTGTTGATCAACTCCAGCAAGAGCAGTATGTAAGTGTTACTGGTTTTTCATCTGCAATGCAGGATTATCTGCAAGTTGGCGGCAAAAAAATCAATATCAATATTGCAATTCGCTATAGTCAGTATGATAATCGTACCTATGTGATTGTCGGGTCACCGATTATTACTCGGGAATATTAA
- the murA gene encoding UDP-N-acetylglucosamine 1-carboxyvinyltransferase yields MEKLVIRGGNKLYGTIKISGAKNAVLPLIAATLLGTSQSTLEGIPDLEDVRTFSQVLKHLGVAVQYNKEEQMMFVDSTVISNCEAPYELVRKMRASFLIMGPLLARYGHSKISLPGGCAIGTRPIDLHLKGFEALGAKIDIGHGYIEATAPNGLTGARIYLDFPSVGATENIMMAASMAKGQTILENPAHEPEIVDLANYLNTMGANVRGAGTNVIKIEGVPELKGKVYEVIPDRIEAGTYMVAAAMTGGDLYVENALPEHLKPVIAKLKEAGATIEEDINGIRVKSDGKLRAIDIKTLPYPGFPTDMQAQFMAMTTISQGTSVVSETVFENRFMHVDELKRMGANIKIDGRSAVVEGVAALTGCPVKATDLRAGAALVLAGLVAEGETEVGYLHHIDRGYDGLVEKLCGVGADIKRVCTVQSKK; encoded by the coding sequence ATGGAGAAATTAGTTATCCGCGGAGGTAACAAATTATACGGAACCATTAAAATTAGTGGTGCTAAGAATGCAGTGCTGCCTCTGATCGCAGCAACATTACTTGGTACATCACAAAGCACTCTTGAAGGCATACCTGATTTGGAAGATGTACGTACCTTCAGTCAAGTTCTTAAGCATTTAGGAGTAGCAGTACAATATAATAAAGAAGAGCAGATGATGTTTGTTGACAGCACGGTAATCAGCAATTGCGAAGCACCTTATGAATTGGTGCGCAAAATGCGTGCTTCTTTTTTGATTATGGGTCCTTTGCTGGCTCGTTACGGGCATTCTAAGATATCATTGCCAGGTGGCTGCGCCATTGGCACTCGTCCTATTGATCTGCATTTAAAAGGTTTTGAGGCATTAGGTGCTAAAATTGATATTGGTCATGGATATATTGAAGCTACAGCGCCGAATGGATTAACGGGAGCACGAATTTACCTGGATTTTCCCAGTGTAGGTGCTACAGAAAATATTATGATGGCAGCTAGTATGGCCAAAGGGCAGACAATTTTAGAAAATCCGGCTCATGAACCGGAGATTGTAGATTTAGCCAATTACTTAAATACCATGGGAGCAAATGTTCGGGGCGCAGGTACAAATGTAATCAAAATTGAAGGTGTACCTGAATTAAAGGGCAAAGTGTATGAAGTGATTCCTGATCGCATAGAAGCTGGAACCTATATGGTAGCAGCAGCTATGACAGGGGGCGACTTATATGTGGAAAATGCCTTGCCTGAACATTTAAAACCAGTGATTGCAAAATTAAAAGAAGCGGGTGCGACCATTGAAGAGGATATAAATGGTATACGCGTTAAAAGTGATGGCAAACTGCGAGCCATTGATATCAAAACCTTGCCGTATCCTGGTTTTCCTACAGACATGCAGGCTCAATTTATGGCAATGACGACAATATCTCAAGGGACAAGCGTAGTGAGTGAAACTGTATTTGAGAATCGTTTTATGCATGTAGATGAACTAAAACGCATGGGGGCCAATATCAAAATTGATGGGCGAAGTGCAGTAGTGGAGGGCGTAGCCGCATTAACTGGCTGTCCGGTGAAAGCTACAGACCTTAGAGCCGGAGCTGCTTTAGTACTAGCAGGTTTAGTGGCCGAGGGGGAAACCGAAGTGGGATATCTTCATCACATTGACCGTGGCTACGATGGTCTAGTAGAAAAATTATGCGGTGTTGGCGCCGATATCAAACGTGTTTGTACAGTGCAGTCTAAAAAATAA
- the spoIIID gene encoding sporulation transcriptional regulator SpoIIID, producing MKDYIRKRVLDICQHILESKHTVRQSAIVFGVSKSTVHKDMIERLPLVNKKMANRVRVILEQNKAERHIRGGEATRKKYKEAGENSKK from the coding sequence ATGAAGGATTATATCCGTAAAAGGGTATTGGACATTTGTCAGCACATTTTGGAGAGCAAGCATACGGTGCGGCAATCAGCCATAGTGTTTGGGGTAAGTAAAAGTACGGTGCATAAGGATATGATAGAAAGATTGCCGCTCGTGAATAAAAAAATGGCAAACCGTGTAAGGGTGATATTAGAACAAAATAAGGCGGAACGTCATATCCGCGGTGGAGAAGCCACGCGAAAAAAATATAAGGAAGCGGGAGAAAATAGCAAAAAATAA
- the spoIID gene encoding stage II sporulation protein D encodes MKKVLAWTVLLVLVLVIVIPILVIGGFHGEPRQGGSAKMAKGDHIIIKVYFHEQQKIVEMKLEDYLKGVVAAEMPAEFELEALKAQAVAARTYAVKNMTAFGGSGLAEQPGADVSTDYKQSQAWANEETLKKRWGSNYTKFWNKISKAVEETSGEVATYNGEFIQAVYHSTSGERTASAKEVWGFDYPYLQSIPCTWDQKSPRYYDKKEFSFAQVEQLLGPETQVVAAMQNNSSGAMAILNTTESGRVGQIRIGSKVLSGAEVREKLDLRSNNFNVELKDNKIVVNTIGYGHGVGLCQYGANGMAKEGMDYRQIITKYYTGVALKNINAY; translated from the coding sequence GTGAAGAAGGTACTAGCATGGACGGTTTTGTTGGTGCTGGTGTTGGTGATTGTTATTCCGATTCTAGTGATAGGCGGTTTTCATGGAGAGCCAAGGCAGGGTGGGAGTGCTAAAATGGCAAAAGGCGATCATATCATCATCAAAGTTTATTTTCATGAACAGCAGAAAATTGTTGAAATGAAGTTAGAAGACTATTTAAAAGGTGTAGTAGCGGCAGAAATGCCTGCTGAATTTGAACTGGAAGCTTTGAAAGCCCAGGCAGTGGCAGCGCGGACGTATGCTGTGAAGAATATGACAGCCTTTGGGGGCAGCGGTCTGGCAGAACAGCCTGGCGCTGATGTGAGTACCGATTACAAGCAAAGTCAGGCATGGGCAAATGAAGAGACGCTAAAGAAACGATGGGGGAGTAACTATACAAAATTCTGGAACAAAATTAGCAAGGCAGTTGAGGAAACAAGTGGTGAAGTTGCTACTTATAATGGGGAATTCATTCAGGCAGTATATCATTCAACCAGTGGGGAAAGGACAGCAAGTGCAAAAGAAGTATGGGGGTTTGACTATCCTTACTTGCAAAGTATACCCTGTACATGGGATCAAAAATCTCCCCGATATTATGATAAAAAAGAATTTTCTTTTGCGCAGGTGGAACAACTATTAGGCCCAGAAACGCAAGTCGTAGCTGCCATGCAAAATAATAGCAGTGGAGCTATGGCTATTTTGAATACCACGGAGTCTGGGCGAGTTGGTCAAATTCGCATTGGCAGCAAAGTATTGTCTGGAGCAGAGGTGAGGGAAAAGCTGGATTTGCGCTCTAATAATTTTAATGTAGAGCTAAAAGATAATAAGATCGTTGTCAATACAATCGGTTATGGGCATGGTGTGGGTTTGTGCCAATATGGAGCCAATGGCATGGCGAAAGAAGGCATGGATTATCGGCAGATTATTACGAAATACTATACTGGCGTGGCTCTTAAGAATATAAACGCCTACTAA
- the atpA gene encoding F0F1 ATP synthase subunit alpha → MNIRPEEITAIIKQQIENYQVDLNVDDIGTVIEVGDGIARIHGLAKAMAGELLEFPHEVYGMVLNLEEDNVGAVLLGGETLIKEGDTVRRTGRIMQVPVGEAMVGRVVNALGQPIDGKGPIQTTEFRPVEFLAPGIAARQSVKQPLQTGIKAIDSMVPIGRGQRELIIGDRGTGKTAIAVDTILNQKGQDVICIYVAIGQKASTVARVVHTLEESGAMAYSIVVVASASDSAPLQYIAPYAGVAIGEYFMYKGGHVLCVYDDLSKHAVAYRAMSLLLRRPPGREAYPGDVFYLHSRLLERAAKLSDELGGGSITALPIIETLAGDVSAYIPTNVISITDGQIFLESEMFYAGVRPAINAGLSVSRVGGSAQIKAMKQVAGRLRLDLAQYRELAAFAQFGSDLDKDTKASLDRGQRTVEILKQPQYSPVVVEEQVMIIYTAINGYIDDVPLADVAKFERDFIKFLRSNHPAIGETIRESKVLSTDTENALKEAIKEFKETFLTDDKTAR, encoded by the coding sequence ATGAACATCAGGCCAGAAGAAATAACTGCGATTATTAAACAGCAGATTGAAAATTATCAAGTAGACCTTAATGTCGATGATATTGGTACTGTTATTGAGGTTGGAGATGGTATTGCTCGTATTCATGGCCTCGCCAAAGCAATGGCAGGTGAATTATTAGAATTTCCTCATGAAGTATATGGCATGGTACTGAATCTTGAAGAAGACAATGTAGGTGCGGTTTTACTAGGGGGAGAAACGTTAATCAAAGAAGGCGATACAGTACGCCGTACAGGTCGTATTATGCAGGTTCCTGTTGGCGAAGCAATGGTTGGACGAGTTGTCAATGCCCTCGGTCAGCCCATTGATGGAAAAGGTCCTATTCAGACCACTGAGTTTCGCCCCGTTGAATTCTTGGCTCCCGGCATTGCAGCTCGTCAATCCGTTAAGCAGCCGCTGCAAACTGGTATCAAGGCCATTGACTCGATGGTTCCCATTGGGCGCGGACAGCGTGAGCTCATTATCGGAGACCGTGGTACCGGAAAAACAGCCATTGCCGTTGATACAATTCTGAATCAAAAAGGGCAGGACGTAATTTGCATCTATGTGGCAATTGGGCAAAAAGCATCTACGGTAGCTCGTGTAGTGCATACTCTAGAAGAAAGCGGCGCTATGGCTTACTCTATTGTTGTTGTTGCCTCGGCATCAGACAGTGCACCGCTGCAGTACATAGCCCCTTATGCCGGTGTCGCTATCGGTGAGTATTTCATGTATAAAGGTGGTCATGTACTTTGCGTATATGATGATTTATCCAAACATGCCGTAGCCTATCGTGCCATGTCACTATTGCTGCGTCGTCCTCCAGGACGTGAAGCGTATCCAGGTGATGTTTTCTACTTGCATTCCCGCTTGTTAGAGCGGGCCGCCAAACTATCCGATGAATTAGGCGGCGGTTCTATTACCGCATTGCCAATTATTGAGACATTGGCAGGCGACGTGTCCGCATACATTCCGACCAATGTAATTTCCATTACGGATGGTCAGATTTTCCTGGAAAGTGAAATGTTCTACGCGGGTGTCAGACCGGCGATTAATGCTGGCTTGTCAGTATCACGGGTAGGGGGTTCTGCTCAAATTAAAGCCATGAAACAAGTCGCAGGACGTTTGCGTCTTGATTTGGCGCAGTATCGGGAATTGGCAGCTTTTGCTCAGTTTGGCTCTGATCTTGATAAAGATACGAAAGCTTCTTTAGATAGAGGACAACGTACCGTTGAAATATTAAAACAGCCTCAATACTCTCCGGTAGTGGTGGAAGAACAAGTCATGATTATTTATACGGCCATTAATGGCTATATCGATGATGTTCCTTTGGCGGATGTGGCTAAGTTTGAACGGGATTTTATCAAATTCTTACGATCGAACCATCCTGCTATTGGAGAAACCATCAGGGAATCAAAAGTTCTGTCTACGGATACGGAAAATGCCCTGAAAGAAGCGATTAAAGAGTTTAAAGAAACATTTCTGACTGATGATAAAACGGCGAGGTGA
- the atpE gene encoding F0F1 ATP synthase subunit C has protein sequence MEHAIIVAASVLGAGLAIGLAAIGAGVGNGTVTSKAIEGMARQPEAKGTILVNMLISVGLIEAIPIIAAVIAIVLVFANPFIK, from the coding sequence GTGGAACATGCAATTATCGTAGCTGCTTCCGTTTTAGGGGCAGGACTTGCCATTGGTTTGGCTGCAATTGGTGCTGGTGTAGGTAATGGTACTGTAACGTCAAAAGCAATTGAGGGGATGGCTAGACAACCAGAAGCTAAAGGTACAATTTTGGTTAATATGTTGATTTCTGTAGGTTTGATTGAAGCAATTCCAATCATTGCTGCTGTAATTGCCATTGTATTGGTATTTGCCAATCCGTTTATAAAATAA
- the atpF gene encoding F0F1 ATP synthase subunit B produces the protein MVELNGTLLAQIVNFLLLVAILAKFAYKPLMQILAERQKKIADAIDAAECERREAEQLKLEYKQQLVEARSKAQVIVENAEKLAEENKEEILKSARAESAYILQKAQEEVARERELALAQLRSEVVALSMAAATKIVTEKMDTELNARMVSDFIEKLDDQKIGGLPC, from the coding sequence TTGGTTGAATTGAATGGAACGCTACTAGCGCAAATTGTAAATTTTCTGCTTCTAGTTGCCATTCTTGCAAAATTTGCATATAAACCGCTAATGCAGATTTTGGCAGAACGTCAAAAAAAGATTGCTGATGCGATTGATGCTGCAGAATGTGAAAGGCGAGAAGCGGAGCAGCTGAAGCTGGAGTATAAACAACAGTTGGTAGAAGCGCGGTCTAAAGCACAAGTGATTGTGGAAAATGCTGAGAAATTGGCAGAAGAAAATAAAGAAGAAATTTTAAAATCTGCGCGAGCAGAAAGTGCTTATATTTTGCAAAAAGCACAAGAAGAAGTGGCGAGAGAACGTGAACTGGCTTTAGCACAGCTTCGAAGTGAAGTAGTAGCTTTATCTATGGCAGCTGCAACTAAAATTGTAACAGAAAAGATGGATACAGAACTAAATGCTAGGATGGTGTCTGATTTCATTGAAAAACTCGATGATCAGAAAATAGGTGGTCTGCCATGCTAG